GCTGGACTTCCTGGCCCCACTCTGGATCTGAGCGTGCTTGCTCGATGACAACTGGTCCACCCATCTAGTACGCTCGGGCTAGTCGCGGCTCTGGTTCCCCCGACCAGAGCCGAAGCGCGAGGGGGGCAGGGGAGGACCGGCTCCTGCCCCCCTCGCCATGTTCCCAGAGCGCCCGCGGAGCCGCCGGTTGATCCTCGTCGCCGTGGTCGTCCTGGCCGCCCTGGCGGTGCCGCTGGCCGGCGGGCGGCTGGGCGCGCTGGTCGAGCTCCGCCTCCGCCGCGTCTGGGCCATCTTCGCCGCCCTGGCCCTGCAGGTCGCCGCCCTCGACCTGCCCGGGCTGCCCGAGGGGGCGCGGGCCGTCCTGGTGGTGGCCTCCTACCCGGTCGGGGCGCTGTTCCTGGCCGCCAACTGGCGGGTCCCGGGGATGCGGCTGGTCGCCCTCGGGGGGGCGCTCAACCTGGCCGCCATCTGCGCCAACGGCGGGGTCATGCCGGCCGCGCCGTCGGCCCTGGCCGGGGCCGGCCTGCCGCCGGACGCGCCCGGGTTCCAGAACTCGGCCGCCGTCGCCGACCCGCGCCTGGCCTTCCTCGGCGACGTCTTCTACGTCCCGGCCTCGTGGCCGCTGAGCAACGTCTTCAGCGTCGGGGACGTGCTGATCGCCCTCGGGGTGGCCTGGGCGCTGCACCGCGTCTCGGGGTCGCGGCTGGCCCCGCCCTGGGCGCCGCCGGCGCCCTGACGGCCCGGCTCAGCCCCGGTGGCCGCTGCCCTCCTCGACCAGCTCGACCAGGACGCCCTGCATCGACTTGGGGTGCACGAAGGCGATGGTGGTGCCGCCGGAGCCGATGCGGGGGGCCGGGTCGATCACCTCGAAGCCCTGGGCGCGGAGGTCGGCCACGGCGGCGGCGACGTCGGGCACGGCGTAGCCGACGTGGTGGACGCCCTCGCCCCGCCGGGCCAGGAACCGGCCGACCGGGGAGTCGGGGTCCAGCGGCGCGACCAGCTGGACGAACGCCTCGCCGGCGCGCAGCAGCAGCTCGTGCACGCCCTGCTCGGTGATCACCTCCTCGTGGGTGACCTCCAGGCCCAGCACCTGCTCGTAGAGGGC
The genomic region above belongs to Actinomycetota bacterium and contains:
- a CDS encoding DUF5317 domain-containing protein, producing MILVAVVVLAALAVPLAGGRLGALVELRLRRVWAIFAALALQVAALDLPGLPEGARAVLVVASYPVGALFLAANWRVPGMRLVALGGALNLAAICANGGVMPAAPSALAGAGLPPDAPGFQNSAAVADPRLAFLGDVFYVPASWPLSNVFSVGDVLIALGVAWALHRVSGSRLAPPWAPPAP
- the mce gene encoding methylmalonyl-CoA epimerase, translating into MQLGRLDHVGIAVTDLAAARALYEQVLGLEVTHEEVITEQGVHELLLRAGEAFVQLVAPLDPDSPVGRFLARRGEGVHHVGYAVPDVAAAVADLRAQGFEVIDPAPRIGSGGTTIAFVHPKSMQGVLVELVEEGSGHRG